TCAATTTTGAGAATATTACCCAGGCCTGGCTTTATGGCGACCATTATAAGTGGCGTGCCATGCGTGCCAACGGTATAGATGAATATTATATTACAGGCGGAGCGTCTGATCTCGAAAAGTTCAAGAAATGGGCCGAAACTGTTCCTTATACTTTGAGGAATCCCTTATACCACTGGACCCATCTGGAACTGCAAAGGTATTTTGATGTATACGATGTCTTGTCGCCCGCCAACGCCGAGCGCATTTACAATGAATGTACGGCCAAACTTCAGACACCAGAATATTCTGTGCTGAACCTGCTGCGCAAAATGAATGTGAAAACATTGTGTACTACAGATGATCCACTGGATAACCTGGAATTTCATCAGAAACTTAAAAACGATGAGGTAGACATTAAAATTTTCCCCGCTTTCAGACCTGATAAAGCTATGAATGCAGATGATATTTCCGGTTTGAATGCTTATATCAATAAGCTTGCAGGGTTGTCGGGCTCAAGGATCAATAACCTGGACGACTATCTCGCTGCTTTAAAGGCCCGCCATGATTATTTTGCAGCCAATGGCTGTACGGTTTCGGATCACGGACTGGAACAGATCTATGCTGAAGACTATACCCTTGAAGAAGTAAAGGTCATCTTTGTAAAGATCCGGAGCAATACCGCCTTGACCTTAGAAGAAGTACTGAAGTTTAAATCGGCGATGCTGTTTGAATTTGCACTTTGGGACCACGAAAAGGGTTGGGTGCAGCAATACCATCTGGGTGCTTTAAGAAATAACAACGACAGACTGCTGACTCAGCTGGGACCGGATACCGGGTTTGATTCGATTGGTGATTTTAGTCAGGCCAAACAATTGTCACGTTTTCTGAATAATCTGGACGGTCAGAACCGATTGGCAAAAACCATATTGTATAACCTTAACCCTGCCGACAATGAATTAATGGCTACCATGATTGGTAACTATAATGACGGAACGGTTGCCGGTAAAGTGCAATGGGGTTCGGGCTGGTGGTTCCTCGATCAAAAGGACGGAATGATTAAACAGATCAATACGCTTTCTAATATGGGACTTTTGAGCCGTTTTGTAGGGATGCTTACCGATTCCAGGAGTTTTCTTTCTTATCCGCGCCATGAATATTTCAGAAGGATCTTGTGCAACCTGTTTGGAGAAGATGTAGAAAAGGGTGAATTACCAGACGACAGGGAATGGCTTGGAAAAGTCATCCAGGATATTTGCTACAATAACGCGAAGGCGTATTTTAAGTTTTAGAACTTGGTGTAAACTTACTTTTTATTAATTTTAGATTGGCCCATGAGACGTGAAAGTTTTATGGTTTTTTTTGTGTGGTATCCGGAGGCTCTATATGCTTTAGCTAGATTTTGCCTGTTCACATTTTTCTGGGCTGCTTTGCCGCCATCCACAAAAGGGTACTTTTTTGTGAAGAAAGTTAGTGGAATGTGTATATGAAGTGGGGGCTGGCTGGCTGTTTTTTGCCTTTGCTTTACTGAAATAGACTGGGAACAAATAAGCTGAGGGGTTTGTTTTTGAAGTATTTCAATTTTTTCTTCTTGTTATTTAGTGAGTTAAGTTTTTTATTAAGAAAAGGTATTGTGAATAG
This Pedobacter africanus DNA region includes the following protein-coding sequences:
- the uxaC gene encoding glucuronate isomerase — translated: MKKFLDENFLLESKTAQSLYHDFAKQMPVIDYHNHLIPEQMANDINFENITQAWLYGDHYKWRAMRANGIDEYYITGGASDLEKFKKWAETVPYTLRNPLYHWTHLELQRYFDVYDVLSPANAERIYNECTAKLQTPEYSVLNLLRKMNVKTLCTTDDPLDNLEFHQKLKNDEVDIKIFPAFRPDKAMNADDISGLNAYINKLAGLSGSRINNLDDYLAALKARHDYFAANGCTVSDHGLEQIYAEDYTLEEVKVIFVKIRSNTALTLEEVLKFKSAMLFEFALWDHEKGWVQQYHLGALRNNNDRLLTQLGPDTGFDSIGDFSQAKQLSRFLNNLDGQNRLAKTILYNLNPADNELMATMIGNYNDGTVAGKVQWGSGWWFLDQKDGMIKQINTLSNMGLLSRFVGMLTDSRSFLSYPRHEYFRRILCNLFGEDVEKGELPDDREWLGKVIQDICYNNAKAYFKF